The following are encoded together in the Clostridiisalibacter paucivorans DSM 22131 genome:
- a CDS encoding complex I subunit 5 family protein yields MDYQNCLLLILLLPFISAFLGYIIGKKNENYRDVLNIISTGIELVFVSMLFNKATHGGIDVFIPDIMGIGLYLKLDVFRYIFVWITSFVWFLISIYSNQYLIRYKNRNRYYAFFMLTLGSTIGIFLSENLLNLFTFFEIMSFTSYILVIHDEDKYAHEAGRSYLSMAVACGLVLLLGLFILYDYTATLNITQLPKAMEGLGNIRYLVSVFFIIGFGVKAAMFPLHIWLPKAHPAAPTPASAILSGILVKAGVFGIIITVNIMMESDMTLSIIIIVLGFINMFVGGFLAMFQRNVKRILAYSSMSQIGYIFVGIGLVGILGDHKAFAVYGTLYHIINHALFKVLLFLIAGIVYMVLHDLSINIVRGFGKHKKRLRLLFIVGMFAITGIPGFNGFISKNLIHEALIEAMHIYHNPWLTFANVIFTISSAFTVAYLLKIFVSLFIEQNEKYTGQYKKYIKKRAILPMVILSIVIIYIGIRPYKIFNMLKGVLPLFDVSHDITPHFYSFEIIKGTIITTLLGVVIYIGFIKRYLWKAMDNGEKIYVNPSLKWPSLEKNIYKPLIKITFESSSLVFHIIDKAVITVVKRITDFMKKISEMEIGTGKHREQFKQRMNSKAVVLASKTDEINGYVEHEVSSISDIMLRVRGNLNSLTYSIFIFAIMLIVALVVMVF; encoded by the coding sequence TTGGATTATCAAAATTGTTTATTGCTAATATTATTATTACCATTTATTTCAGCTTTTTTGGGATATATAATAGGAAAAAAGAATGAAAACTATAGAGATGTATTAAATATTATATCTACAGGTATAGAACTAGTATTTGTATCAATGCTTTTTAATAAAGCAACCCATGGAGGTATAGATGTATTTATACCAGATATAATGGGTATAGGACTGTATTTAAAATTAGATGTATTTAGATATATCTTTGTATGGATAACATCATTTGTCTGGTTTTTAATATCCATATACTCTAATCAGTATTTAATAAGGTATAAAAATAGAAATAGATATTATGCGTTTTTTATGCTTACTTTAGGAAGTACTATAGGTATTTTTTTGTCAGAGAATTTATTAAATCTATTTACTTTCTTTGAGATTATGTCCTTTACTTCATATATATTAGTGATCCATGATGAAGACAAATATGCCCATGAAGCAGGAAGATCTTATTTAAGCATGGCTGTAGCCTGTGGATTGGTGTTGTTATTGGGATTATTCATATTGTATGACTATACTGCTACATTGAACATAACTCAGTTGCCTAAGGCTATGGAAGGTTTGGGGAATATAAGATATCTAGTAAGTGTCTTTTTTATAATTGGTTTTGGGGTTAAAGCAGCGATGTTTCCTTTGCATATATGGTTGCCCAAGGCTCATCCAGCAGCACCTACACCAGCCAGTGCAATATTATCAGGTATATTAGTAAAGGCAGGAGTATTTGGTATAATTATAACAGTAAATATAATGATGGAATCGGATATGACACTCTCTATTATAATAATTGTTTTAGGCTTTATAAATATGTTTGTAGGTGGATTTTTAGCAATGTTTCAGAGGAATGTAAAACGTATATTGGCTTATAGTAGTATGAGTCAAATAGGATATATATTTGTAGGAATAGGTTTAGTGGGAATATTGGGGGATCACAAGGCTTTTGCAGTATATGGAACCTTATATCATATTATAAATCATGCACTGTTTAAGGTACTATTATTTTTGATTGCAGGTATTGTATATATGGTTTTACATGATTTAAGTATAAATATAGTCAGAGGATTTGGGAAACATAAAAAAAGACTTAGATTATTGTTTATAGTAGGCATGTTTGCAATAACAGGGATACCTGGGTTTAATGGATTCATAAGTAAGAATTTGATTCATGAAGCTTTAATTGAGGCTATGCATATATATCATAATCCATGGCTTACATTTGCAAATGTAATTTTTACTATAAGTAGTGCATTTACTGTTGCTTATCTTTTGAAGATATTTGTATCTTTATTCATAGAGCAAAATGAAAAATATACTGGGCAATATAAAAAATATATAAAAAAGAGGGCAATACTACCAATGGTAATACTGAGTATAGTTATTATATATATTGGTATACGGCCATATAAAATATTTAATATGCTCAAGGGTGTTTTACCACTATTTGATGTATCCCATGATATAACTCCTCATTTTTATAGTTTTGAAATAATAAAGGGGACTATAATAACCACATTGTTAGGAGTAGTCATATATATAGGATTTATAAAAAGATATCTATGGAAGGCGATGGACAATGGAGAAAAGATATATGTCAATCCATCTCTAAAATGGCCATCTTTAGAAAAAAATATATATAAACCTTTAATAAAGATAACATTTGAATCCAGTTCATTGGTGTTTCATATAATAGATAAAGCGGTAATAACAGTGGTGAAACGTATAACAGATTTTATGAAGAAGATTAGTGAAATGGAGATAGGTACTGGGAAACATAGAGAACAATTTAAACAAAGGATGAATTCAAAGGCTGTAGTATTGGCCTCTAAAACAGATGAAATAAATGGATATGTAGAACATGAAGTTAGTTCTATTTCAGATATAATGTTAAGGGTAAGGGGCAATCTCAATAGTTTGACTTATTCCATATTTATATTTGCTATAATGCTTATTGTGGCATTAGTTGTAATGGTATTTTAA
- the asnS gene encoding asparagine--tRNA ligase gives METIMVKDIFRNPEKYLEKEITIAGWIRTSRVLKKFGFMELNDGSFFKNIQVVFEQDLDNFEDISKLNISASVIVQGKLVETPQAKQSFEMRATNIVVEGESASDYPLQKKRHTFEYLRSISHLRPRSNTFSAVFRVRSLVAYAIHKFFQDRGFVYAHTPIITGSDAEGAGEMFKVTTLDLKDVPKTEEGKIDYSKDFFGKETNLTVSGQLEAEIFALAFRNVYTFGPTFRAENSNTARHAAEFWMIEPEIAFADLIDNMELAEDMIKYIINYVFENAPEEMEFFNKFIAKGVIDRLKNIVNSDFERISYTKAIELLKESKEEFKYSVEWGCDLQTEHERYITEKIYKKPVFVTDYPKEIKAFYMRLNDDNKTVAAMDLLVPGVGEIIGGSQREERLDVLESRIDEMELDKEDYWWYMELRKYGGTKHAGFGLGFERIIMYITGMSNIRDVIPFPRTVKSAEF, from the coding sequence ATGGAAACTATAATGGTTAAAGATATTTTTAGGAATCCAGAAAAATATCTAGAAAAAGAAATAACAATAGCTGGATGGATTAGGACATCTAGGGTGCTTAAAAAATTTGGGTTTATGGAATTAAATGATGGTAGTTTTTTCAAAAATATTCAAGTGGTATTTGAACAGGATTTAGATAATTTTGAAGATATATCTAAGTTAAATATAAGTGCATCTGTAATAGTACAGGGAAAATTAGTAGAAACTCCACAAGCTAAACAATCCTTTGAGATGCGTGCAACTAATATAGTAGTAGAAGGGGAATCAGCATCAGATTATCCATTGCAAAAGAAAAGACATACATTTGAGTATTTAAGATCTATATCCCATCTTAGACCTAGAAGCAATACATTTTCTGCCGTATTTAGGGTGCGTTCATTGGTTGCATATGCTATACATAAATTTTTTCAAGATAGAGGGTTCGTATATGCCCATACCCCTATAATAACAGGAAGTGATGCAGAGGGTGCAGGAGAAATGTTTAAGGTAACTACTTTAGATCTAAAAGATGTACCTAAAACAGAAGAGGGTAAAATAGATTATTCAAAGGATTTTTTTGGAAAAGAAACGAATCTTACAGTTAGTGGACAATTAGAGGCAGAGATATTTGCATTGGCATTTAGAAATGTATATACCTTTGGTCCTACATTTAGAGCAGAAAACTCTAATACAGCAAGACATGCGGCAGAATTTTGGATGATAGAGCCAGAGATAGCCTTCGCCGATTTAATAGACAATATGGAATTGGCTGAGGATATGATCAAATACATAATTAATTATGTATTTGAAAATGCTCCAGAGGAGATGGAATTCTTCAATAAATTTATAGCTAAGGGAGTAATAGATAGACTTAAAAATATTGTAAATTCTGACTTTGAAAGAATAAGTTATACAAAGGCCATAGAGTTGTTGAAGGAATCAAAAGAGGAGTTTAAATACTCTGTAGAATGGGGATGTGATCTTCAAACAGAACATGAGAGGTATATAACAGAAAAAATATATAAAAAACCTGTGTTTGTAACGGACTACCCTAAAGAAATAAAGGCCTTTTATATGAGATTAAATGATGACAATAAGACTGTAGCAGCAATGGATTTATTAGTACCAGGAGTAGGAGAGATTATAGGAGGAAGTCAAAGGGAAGAAAGATTAGATGTATTAGAAAGTAGAATAGATGAAATGGAATTGGACAAAGAAGACTATTGGTGGTATATGGAGCTTAGGAAATATGGAGGAACAAAACACGCAGGATTTGGATTAGGGTTCGAAAGGATAATTATGTATATTACTGGGATGTCAAATATAAGAGACGTAATACCATTCCCAAGAACAGTAAAATCAGCAGAATTTTAA